From a region of the Pseudomonadaceae bacterium SI-3 genome:
- a CDS encoding glutamine synthetase, whose translation MLPPPRAVQLNEANAFLKEHPEVQYVDLLIADMNGVVRGKRIERASLHKVYEKGINLPASLFALDINGITVESSGLGMDIGDSDRTCFPIPNTLSNEPWQKRPTAQLLMTMHERDGSPFFADPREVLRQVVSKFDELGLTICAAFELEFYLIDQENVNGRPQPPRSPISGKRPHSTQVYLIDDLDEYVDCLQDVLEGAKEQGIPADAIVKESAPAQFEVNLHHVADPIKACDYAVLLKRLIKNIAYDHEMDTTFMAKPYPGQAGNGLHVHISLLDKNGNNIFATSNPLESETLRHAIGGIQQTMAASMAFLCPNVNSYRRFGAQFYVPNAPCWGLDNRTVALRVPTDSPDAVRIEHRVAGADANPYLLLASVLAGIHHGLTNKIAPDEPIEGNSYEQVEPSLPSNLRDALRELDDSEIMARYISPQYTDIFVACKESELEEFEHSISDLEYNWYLHTV comes from the coding sequence ATGCTTCCGCCGCCGCGTGCCGTTCAGCTCAACGAAGCGAACGCATTTCTAAAGGAACACCCGGAGGTCCAGTACGTCGACCTGCTGATCGCAGACATGAACGGTGTCGTCCGGGGCAAGCGCATCGAGCGCGCCAGCCTGCACAAAGTGTATGAAAAAGGCATCAACCTGCCGGCCTCGCTGTTCGCCCTCGACATCAATGGCATCACCGTGGAGAGCTCCGGCCTCGGAATGGACATTGGTGACTCCGACAGGACCTGTTTCCCCATTCCCAACACGCTCAGCAACGAGCCTTGGCAGAAACGCCCCACCGCCCAGCTGTTGATGACCATGCACGAGCGTGACGGCTCGCCATTCTTCGCCGATCCACGGGAAGTGCTGCGTCAGGTAGTGAGCAAGTTCGATGAACTGGGCCTGACCATCTGCGCCGCGTTCGAGCTGGAGTTCTACCTGATAGACCAGGAAAACGTGAACGGTCGTCCGCAACCGCCGCGCTCGCCTATCTCAGGCAAACGCCCCCACTCCACCCAGGTCTACCTGATCGACGATCTGGACGAGTACGTCGACTGTCTGCAGGACGTGCTCGAAGGCGCCAAGGAACAGGGCATACCCGCCGATGCCATCGTCAAGGAAAGCGCCCCGGCGCAGTTCGAGGTCAACCTTCATCACGTCGCCGACCCGATCAAGGCTTGCGACTACGCCGTGTTGCTCAAGCGGTTGATCAAGAACATCGCTTACGACCATGAAATGGATACGACCTTCATGGCCAAGCCCTACCCGGGCCAGGCCGGCAACGGGCTACACGTGCATATCTCGCTGCTGGACAAGAACGGCAACAATATTTTCGCCACCAGCAATCCGCTGGAAAGCGAAACGCTGCGCCACGCCATCGGCGGCATCCAGCAGACCATGGCCGCCTCGATGGCTTTCCTCTGCCCCAACGTGAACTCCTATCGCCGCTTCGGTGCCCAGTTCTATGTACCGAACGCACCCTGCTGGGGCCTGGACAACCGCACCGTGGCGCTGCGCGTGCCAACCGACAGCCCCGATGCCGTGCGCATCGAGCACCGGGTTGCCGGCGCAGACGCCAACCCCTATCTGCTGCTCGCCAGCGTGCTAGCAGGCATTCACCATGGTCTGACCAACAAGATCGCGCCGGACGAGCCGATCGAGGGCAATTCCTACGAGCAGGTCGAGCCGAGCCTGCCCTCCAACCTGCGCGATGCGCTGCGCGAGCTGGACGACAGCGAGATCATGGCGCGCTACATCAGCCCGCAGTACACCGACATTTTCGTGGCCTGCAAGGAAAGCGAGCTGGAAGAATTCGAACACTCGATCTCCGACCTCGAATACAACTGGTACCTGCACACCGTCTGA
- the aguB gene encoding N-carbamoylputrescine amidase: protein MSRIVSVAATQMACSWDREANIANAEKLVREAAAKGAQVILIQELFETPYFCQKPNPEYLQLATSVEDNPAVQHFQKVAAELQVVLPVSFFELSGRARFNSIAIIDADGKVLGVYRKSHIPDGPGYHEKYYFNPGDTGFKVWNTRYAKIGVAICWDQWFPETARSMALMGAELLFYPTAIGSEPHDSSITSRDHWQRVQQGHAGANLMPLIASNRIGREEQDGYDITFYGSSFIADQFGAKVEEMDETSEGVLVHEFDLDQLEHIRSAWGVFRDRRPNLYSPIKTLDGSLES, encoded by the coding sequence ATGTCCCGTATCGTTTCTGTCGCCGCCACCCAGATGGCCTGTTCCTGGGATCGCGAAGCGAACATCGCCAACGCTGAGAAACTGGTCCGCGAGGCAGCCGCCAAGGGCGCACAAGTCATCCTGATTCAGGAGCTCTTCGAGACTCCGTATTTCTGCCAGAAGCCGAACCCGGAATATCTGCAACTGGCCACTTCGGTGGAAGACAACCCGGCCGTACAGCATTTCCAGAAAGTCGCGGCTGAGCTGCAAGTAGTCCTGCCGGTGAGCTTCTTCGAGCTTTCGGGGCGGGCGCGCTTCAACTCGATCGCCATCATCGATGCTGACGGCAAGGTACTGGGCGTCTACCGCAAGAGTCATATCCCGGACGGCCCCGGCTACCACGAGAAGTACTACTTCAACCCGGGCGATACCGGTTTCAAAGTTTGGAACACCCGCTACGCCAAGATCGGCGTGGCCATCTGCTGGGACCAGTGGTTCCCCGAAACTGCGCGCAGCATGGCGCTGATGGGTGCCGAACTGCTGTTCTACCCAACAGCCATCGGCAGCGAGCCGCACGATTCGAGCATCACCTCGCGCGACCACTGGCAGCGCGTACAACAGGGCCATGCCGGTGCCAACCTGATGCCGCTGATTGCCAGCAACCGCATCGGCCGCGAAGAGCAGGACGGCTACGACATCACCTTCTATGGTTCCTCGTTCATTGCCGATCAGTTCGGCGCGAAGGTCGAAGAAATGGACGAGACCAGCGAAGGCGTGCTGGTACATGAGTTCGACCTCGATCAGCTCGAACACATTCGCAGCGCCTGGGGCGTGTTCCGTGATCGCCGGCCGAACCTGTACAGCCCGATCAAGACGCTGGATGGATCGCTGGAGTCCTGA
- a CDS encoding glutamine synthetase, whose amino-acid sequence MSSKLDQLTGWLKERKITEVECLISDLTGIARGKISPTNKFLDEKGMRLPESVLLQTVTGDYVEDDIYYELLDPADIDMFCRPDPDAVFLVPWAIEPTAQVIHDTYDKMGNPIEISPRNILKRVLKMYADKGWQPIVAPEMEFYLTKRCEDPDLPFQPPIGRSGRQETGRQSFSIDAANEFDPLFEDMYDWCEAQGLDLDTLIHEEGTAQMEINFRHGEALHLADQILVFKRTMREAALKHNVAATFMAKPMTGEPGSAMHLHQSVVDLETGRNIFSNSDGTMSQLFLYHVGGLQKYIPELLPLFAPNVNSFRRFLPDTSAPVNVEWGEENRTVGLRVPDSDPQNRRVENRLPGADANPYLAIAASLLCGYIGMVEELPPSQPVKGRGYERRNLRLPLTLEAALERMENCRPLEKYLSPKFITGYIAVKRAEQENYHRVISSWEREFLMLSV is encoded by the coding sequence ATGTCCAGCAAGCTCGACCAGCTCACCGGCTGGCTGAAAGAACGCAAGATCACCGAGGTGGAGTGCCTGATCAGCGACCTAACGGGCATCGCCCGCGGCAAGATCTCACCCACCAACAAGTTCCTCGACGAAAAAGGCATGCGCCTGCCGGAAAGCGTATTGCTGCAGACCGTGACTGGCGATTATGTAGAGGACGATATCTATTACGAGCTGCTCGATCCCGCCGATATCGACATGTTCTGCCGGCCCGACCCGGACGCGGTGTTCCTGGTGCCCTGGGCCATCGAGCCCACCGCCCAGGTGATCCACGACACCTACGACAAGATGGGCAACCCCATCGAAATCTCGCCGCGCAATATCTTGAAGCGTGTGCTGAAGATGTACGCCGATAAAGGCTGGCAGCCCATCGTTGCACCGGAGATGGAGTTCTACCTGACCAAGCGCTGCGAAGACCCGGACCTGCCGTTCCAGCCGCCTATCGGCCGCTCGGGTCGGCAGGAGACGGGCCGGCAGTCGTTCTCCATCGACGCGGCCAACGAGTTCGACCCGCTGTTCGAGGACATGTACGACTGGTGCGAGGCCCAAGGGCTGGACCTGGATACCCTGATCCACGAGGAAGGCACCGCGCAGATGGAAATCAACTTCCGTCATGGCGAGGCGCTGCATCTGGCCGATCAGATTCTGGTGTTCAAACGCACCATGCGCGAGGCCGCGCTCAAGCACAACGTCGCCGCCACCTTCATGGCCAAGCCCATGACGGGCGAGCCGGGCAGTGCCATGCACCTGCACCAGAGCGTCGTGGACCTCGAAACCGGGCGCAACATCTTTTCTAACAGCGACGGCACCATGAGCCAGCTGTTCCTGTACCACGTCGGCGGCCTGCAGAAATACATTCCCGAACTGCTTCCGCTGTTCGCGCCGAACGTCAATTCGTTCCGCCGCTTCCTGCCCGACACCTCGGCACCGGTCAACGTCGAATGGGGCGAGGAGAACCGTACCGTCGGCCTGCGAGTGCCGGATTCCGATCCGCAGAACCGTCGCGTCGAGAACCGCCTGCCGGGCGCCGACGCCAACCCTTATCTGGCCATCGCCGCCAGCCTGCTGTGCGGCTACATCGGCATGGTCGAGGAGCTGCCGCCAAGCCAGCCCGTCAAGGGTCGCGGCTATGAGCGCCGCAATCTGCGCCTGCCGCTGACGCTGGAAGCGGCACTGGAACGAATGGAGAACTGCCGACCGCTGGAGAAGTACCTGAGCCCCAAGTTCATCACCGGCTACATCGCGGTCAAGCGCGCCGAGCAGGAAAACTACCACCGCGTCATCAGTTCCTGGGAGCGGGAATTCCTGATGCTCTCGGTGTAA
- a CDS encoding TetR family transcriptional regulator — MTKPDDQKAVPGRRPRASSQARIAQILAAARELLAGQGVAGLSIYSVAEHARIPPSSVYHFFASVPALLNALTADVHAAFRASLAEPVDHDRLGCWRDLSRLVEQRMLAIYQHDAAARQLILAQHGLSEVTQADHQHDIELAGLMQVLFERHFELPTLPGDVDVFALALELGDRVYARSVHLHGSITPRMAEEGMRVFDAYLALYLPPYLPKRAQI, encoded by the coding sequence ATGACCAAGCCCGATGATCAAAAGGCTGTCCCCGGACGGCGACCACGCGCCAGCAGCCAGGCACGCATCGCCCAGATTCTCGCCGCCGCACGCGAGCTGCTGGCCGGACAGGGCGTGGCCGGCCTTTCCATCTACAGCGTGGCGGAACACGCCAGAATCCCGCCTTCCTCCGTCTATCACTTTTTCGCCAGCGTGCCGGCGCTGCTCAATGCCTTGACCGCTGATGTGCATGCCGCCTTCCGGGCAAGCCTCGCCGAGCCGGTGGATCACGACCGCCTGGGCTGTTGGCGCGACCTGTCCCGGCTTGTCGAACAGCGCATGCTGGCCATCTATCAGCACGACGCAGCCGCCCGGCAGCTGATTCTCGCGCAGCACGGGCTAAGCGAAGTGACCCAAGCCGACCACCAGCACGACATCGAACTCGCTGGGTTGATGCAGGTCCTTTTTGAAAGGCATTTCGAACTCCCGACGTTGCCCGGAGATGTCGATGTATTTGCCTTGGCACTGGAGCTGGGAGACCGGGTCTACGCGCGATCGGTGCATCTGCACGGCAGCATCACGCCGCGCATGGCAGAAGAAGGTATGCGCGTATTCGATGCCTACCTGGCACTCTATCTGCCGCCCTATTTGCCAAAGCGCGCCCAGATCTAG
- a CDS encoding aspartate aminotransferase family protein — protein sequence MSDSQTLQWQALSRDHHLPPFTDFKALNAKGTRIITRGEGVYLWDSEGHKILDAMAGLWCVNLGYGREELVEAATRQMRELPYYNLFFQTAHPPALALAKAISEIAPEGMNHVFFTGSGSEANDTVLRMVRHYWAIKGQPQKKVVIGRWNGYHGSTIAGASLGGMKAMHEQGDGPIPGIEHIDQPYWFGEGGDLDPEEFGVRMAEQLEQKILEVGEDKVAAFIAEPIQGAGGVIIPPDSYWPKIREILARYEILFIADEVICGFGRTGEWFGSDYYGNAPDLMPIAKGLTSGYLPMGGVVVRDEVVHTLNEGGEFYHGFTYSGHPVAAAVALENIRILREEKIVERVKNKTAPYLQSRWHELVEHPLVGEARGVGMLGALELVKNKKTRERFADPGVGMLCREHCFRNGLVMRAVGDTMIISPPLVINEEQIDELIGKVRLCLDATLKDARG from the coding sequence ATGAGCGATTCGCAAACCCTGCAATGGCAAGCCCTGAGCCGCGACCATCACCTTCCGCCGTTCACCGACTTCAAAGCGCTCAATGCCAAGGGCACGCGCATCATTACGCGGGGTGAGGGCGTCTACCTCTGGGACAGCGAAGGCCACAAGATCCTCGATGCCATGGCCGGGCTCTGGTGCGTCAACCTCGGCTACGGCCGCGAAGAATTGGTCGAAGCGGCCACTCGGCAGATGCGTGAGCTGCCGTACTACAACCTCTTTTTCCAGACTGCCCACCCGCCCGCGCTGGCCTTGGCCAAAGCCATCTCCGAGATCGCGCCGGAAGGCATGAACCATGTGTTCTTCACCGGCTCCGGCTCGGAAGCTAACGACACCGTGCTGCGCATGGTGCGCCACTATTGGGCGATCAAAGGGCAGCCGCAGAAGAAAGTGGTGATCGGCCGCTGGAACGGCTACCACGGATCAACCATTGCCGGCGCCAGCCTCGGCGGTATGAAGGCCATGCACGAGCAAGGCGATGGTCCGATCCCTGGTATCGAGCATATCGACCAACCCTACTGGTTTGGCGAAGGCGGCGACCTCGATCCGGAAGAGTTCGGCGTTCGCATGGCTGAGCAACTGGAACAGAAGATCCTCGAAGTTGGCGAAGACAAGGTGGCCGCCTTTATCGCCGAACCGATCCAGGGCGCCGGCGGGGTGATCATTCCGCCGGACAGCTACTGGCCGAAAATCCGCGAGATACTCGCCCGCTACGAGATCCTGTTTATTGCCGACGAAGTCATCTGCGGCTTCGGGCGAACCGGCGAGTGGTTCGGCAGCGACTACTACGGCAACGCGCCGGACCTGATGCCAATCGCCAAGGGCCTGACATCCGGCTATCTGCCCATGGGCGGCGTAGTGGTACGCGACGAAGTGGTGCACACCCTCAACGAAGGGGGCGAGTTCTATCACGGCTTCACCTATTCGGGACACCCGGTAGCGGCTGCGGTAGCGCTGGAGAACATCCGTATTCTGCGCGAGGAGAAGATCGTCGAGCGGGTCAAGAACAAGACGGCACCTTATTTGCAGTCTCGCTGGCATGAGTTGGTCGAGCACCCGCTGGTTGGTGAGGCCCGTGGTGTCGGCATGCTTGGCGCGCTGGAACTGGTGAAAAACAAGAAGACCCGTGAGCGCTTCGCTGACCCTGGCGTGGGCATGCTCTGTCGGGAGCATTGCTTCCGCAACGGTCTGGTGATGCGCGCAGTCGGTGACACCATGATCATTTCGCCACCGCTGGTGATCAACGAAGAGCAGATCGACGAGCTGATCGGCAAAGTTCGGCTGTGCCTGGACGCAACGCTGAAAGATGCGCGGGGTTGA
- a CDS encoding gamma-glutamyl-gamma-aminobutyrate hydrolase, with the protein MPRVPLIGVSACTRQIGHHSFHIAGDKYLRAAAEAGMPLVIPALGDLIDPAALLDSVDGLLFTGSPSNVEPHHYGGPASTEGTAHDPLRDQLTLPLIRAAVDAGVPVFGVCRGFQEMNVAFGGSLHQKVHEAGPYADHRERAEDPVEVQYGLSHPLHVQPGGLLQRLGLPAQIEVNSVHGQGVERLGEGLRIEALAPDGLIEAFSVEGARSFALGVQWHPEWKVQEHPYYLALFEGFARACQERAGRR; encoded by the coding sequence ATGCCTCGCGTGCCATTGATCGGCGTTTCCGCCTGTACCAGGCAGATCGGCCACCACAGTTTCCATATCGCCGGCGACAAGTACCTGCGCGCGGCGGCTGAAGCCGGCATGCCGCTGGTCATCCCGGCACTCGGCGATCTGATCGACCCAGCTGCATTACTGGATAGCGTAGACGGCCTGCTCTTTACCGGCTCACCGTCCAACGTCGAACCGCACCATTATGGCGGCCCGGCCAGCACCGAGGGCACCGCCCATGACCCATTACGTGATCAACTGACGCTGCCGCTTATTCGTGCGGCGGTGGATGCGGGTGTTCCAGTATTCGGCGTCTGCCGCGGGTTTCAGGAAATGAACGTCGCTTTTGGCGGCAGCCTGCACCAGAAGGTTCACGAGGCCGGGCCTTATGCTGATCACCGTGAGCGCGCCGAGGATCCAGTCGAGGTGCAGTACGGTCTAAGTCATCCGTTGCACGTCCAACCAGGTGGGTTGCTGCAGAGGCTCGGGTTACCCGCGCAGATTGAAGTCAATTCGGTGCACGGGCAGGGCGTCGAGCGGCTCGGCGAGGGCTTGCGCATCGAGGCGCTGGCACCCGATGGGCTGATCGAGGCGTTTTCCGTCGAGGGTGCGCGAAGCTTTGCCCTCGGCGTGCAGTGGCATCCGGAATGGAAGGTGCAAGAGCATCCTTATTACCTGGCGTTGTTCGAGGGCTTTGCCCGCGCCTGCCAGGAACGCGCAGGACGGCGCTGA